The DNA sequence CGCCAAATTTTGAGGCGGCTCGAGGCTAGGCTCGCTATTTCATGTAGTGACATCGCAATCATAGTGGAGGCGTTAGTTGCGCGGACTACTCCCTAGTCAGGTTCATAGAGTGGcctaaaagagagagagagagagagagagagagagagagatagagagagagagagagttcaacgAAAAGAGGGGGCATGGTTATGGAGTGCGAGAACATACTGTAGAGAGGCGGTCACACTATCGATGTGGCAAGACGAGTATGCTTATTACAAGTCAATTAAGAGAGTGGTCGAAAGAATTTCACTGGTCATGGAACGAGAAAAACATAGCCCTATAAATAAGCTGGTCGAATGATACATCTACGATAAACGGAATCACCTCTCCTAGGATTGGACGGAGCCAATGCTTTGTATCTCAATGTACATAAATCGGAGTATATTATTGGATCATCTCCTCTTATATGGGCATATGTAATCCAACGGCTGACACTGTTGGTCTCTCTAGCTAAGAATCTAAGGCTGTTGATTGTGCGGATTGGATCGGTTTTATGACGAGTCTGATTTGTACTCGAGCCGACACGTCTCGAGCAaagattccatttttttttttccctctgttTCTCTATGGCATGAGATCCACACACAAACCTCGCTTGAGGAACATGCATCATGGATTAGCTTCGCCTCCGAAACCTCAAGCCTGTCTCTCCTGGCACTTCGCTTCCACCGCAGCTTTTCCTTGCTCTTCCCCTCTCCATCTTCAAACCCAACCGGATCGATACATTTGTTACAGACACAGCCATGGACGTGCCTTTGGCCCTCTCGTGTCCGCTCGACAGTCGCTTGTTTGGCCGGGCGAGGGGAATCGGAAGAAGGGTCGGCGGGCGAATACGCGTACCTTCTTGAGAGCGAGCCGAAGAGAATCTCCGTACGAAGTTCTGGGAGTGTCTCCCTCTGCGACTCCCGATGAAATCAAGAGGGCTTATCGGAAGCTCGCTCTGAAGTATCACCCTGATGTCAACAAAGAGGTATGACGGATGTCTCCATGATGGCCTTGATTTTACCAGACAATTTGGTGTGTTTAGCTCGAGATAAACCGTGTCGATGCTTGTGGGTTCAAATTAGCTCTCTAGTGTAATTGTAGATATGCAGTGCTGGTTCattgacaaattaaaatttcattggTTGTAGATAAATGGTTGTACTGTAGGTGTTCCAGTTACTTGTGTTGTTCCGTGTGTTTGGTTTTAAAGTTGCAATACCTTGAATCTGGTTGGGAAGCTGTGTAGGCCCTGCAGCTGGCAGGTCTTTTGCTCAATACCTTGTAAGTATACTTGCATAGTCCCGAAAAAACTGGAAAGCTGTACCTGATAGGCTATGATAGACTTTGGGGTGG is a window from the Rhodamnia argentea isolate NSW1041297 chromosome 8, ASM2092103v1, whole genome shotgun sequence genome containing:
- the LOC115736777 gene encoding chaperone protein DnaJ isoform X2; amino-acid sequence: MTSLICTRADTSRAKIPFFFFPLFLYGMRSTHKPRLRNMHHGLASPPKPQACLSWHFASTAAFPCSSPLHLQTQPDRYICYRHSHGRAFGPLVSARQSLVWPGEGNRKKGRRANTRTFLRASRRESPYEVLGVSPSATPDEIKRAYRKLALKYHPDVNKEANAQEKFMRIKHAYNALLNSRASDSKKRYNTGNRASGFSYSTEDRSTLDEDFYGLEDFFRDLQEEFRSWDASASSQGMPKSLWEELAEIGEEFVEFLEKELNIADSEVEAYQSDDGSQKNSGTEGTQNDSENEASKGSSIEENIDEIEATLARLKKELGL